One window from the genome of Bradyrhizobium xenonodulans encodes:
- a CDS encoding PAS-domain containing protein, with translation MTSTCDNEPGARREQSPEALVALSQLALDHMEQGVCVYDADNRIVLVNQRYLSFFNMSADIVRVGTSYREVLTHSATRGNFPEGELDALYSARIAQIAAGKPFRTEQHLASGLVMALELKPLPGGGWMTICDDVSRLARLEAELRVQTERSQHALANMSHGLIMYDTDDRVVVCNERFLNLYNLDPEIVKPGIPHGTVIEHWMSRGNLPGMSADEFHDTRLEDVRTRKAKTLLVMRYDGRMVQAVSRFLPDGGWVTVHEDVTERLQYEETLRQQNFILDAALENMAHGLAFYDSDMRLRVCNTTYRKIYRLSPEETRPGTHLAELIERSMANGAFASEYSPQQLLEAASARIANRDSSPMRRRMSNDTVISVRYCALPEGGFVATYEDITERERAIEELSEQYRRFDAALNNMSQGLCMLDSSLHVIVCNRRYIEMYGLSPDVVKPGVSMREIMEHSCDLGIHQNTTAARLYADYVERLREGEHTLHRHLSDGRIIKLNHKRMEHGGWVVTYEDVTERHKAQARVAHMARHDSLTDLPNRTLFREKMGEGLNQVAIAGGAMAVLCFDLDNFKTVNDRLGHAAGDRLLRWVAARLKENVGEHDTVARLGGDEFAVLQRGPQPQSAERLARHLVEIIGHPPPLESQSIHVGVSVGIAIAPDHGLDADELMKCADLALYQAKAKGRGVFQLFEPEMEEEARSRHALEQDLRGALEASEFHLVFQPQVRLDTTELTGFEALLRWKHPSRGFVSPAEFIPLAEENGLIVPIGEWVLRTACATAASWPDVTVAVNLSPVQFRSRGLVAMVTSALAEAGLPPQRLELEVTETALLDDSEATIEILHQLRALGVRVSLDDFGVGYSSLSYLRKFPFDRIKIDRSFVGTLGESPESIAIVRTIASLGSVLGVETTAEGVETIEQLDFVRECGCTAVQGYYFGKPCPAAEVGRTIETLTAVRRVA, from the coding sequence ATGACGTCGACCTGCGATAACGAGCCCGGTGCACGCCGCGAACAGAGCCCGGAAGCTCTTGTCGCGCTGAGCCAGCTTGCGCTCGACCATATGGAGCAGGGCGTCTGCGTCTACGACGCCGACAACCGGATCGTGCTGGTCAACCAGCGCTACCTCTCCTTTTTCAACATGTCGGCCGATATCGTGCGGGTCGGCACGAGCTACCGCGAGGTGCTGACGCACAGCGCGACGCGCGGCAACTTTCCGGAAGGCGAGCTCGATGCGCTGTATTCGGCGCGGATCGCACAGATCGCAGCCGGCAAGCCATTCCGGACCGAGCAGCATCTGGCGAGCGGCCTCGTCATGGCGCTGGAGCTGAAGCCCCTCCCCGGCGGCGGCTGGATGACGATCTGCGACGACGTCAGCCGTCTCGCCCGGCTCGAGGCAGAATTGCGCGTGCAGACCGAGCGCAGCCAGCACGCGCTCGCCAACATGTCGCACGGCCTCATCATGTATGACACCGACGACCGCGTCGTCGTCTGCAACGAGCGGTTCCTGAACCTCTACAACCTCGACCCCGAGATCGTGAAGCCGGGTATCCCGCATGGCACGGTGATTGAGCACTGGATGTCGCGCGGCAATTTGCCGGGCATGTCGGCGGACGAATTCCACGACACCAGGCTGGAGGACGTGCGCACCAGGAAGGCGAAGACCCTGCTGGTGATGCGCTACGACGGACGGATGGTGCAGGCGGTGTCCCGCTTCCTGCCCGACGGCGGCTGGGTGACGGTGCATGAGGACGTCACGGAGCGGCTGCAATACGAGGAAACGCTGAGACAACAGAACTTCATCCTCGATGCGGCGCTGGAGAACATGGCGCACGGGCTCGCCTTCTACGACAGCGACATGCGCCTGCGCGTCTGCAACACCACCTACCGCAAGATCTACCGGCTGTCACCGGAGGAGACCAGGCCCGGCACGCACCTCGCCGAGCTGATCGAACGCTCGATGGCAAACGGCGCGTTTGCGTCCGAATACAGTCCCCAGCAGCTTCTGGAGGCCGCCAGCGCGCGGATCGCGAACCGCGATTCCTCGCCGATGCGCCGGCGCATGTCGAACGACACCGTGATCTCGGTCAGATACTGCGCCCTTCCCGAGGGCGGCTTCGTCGCAACTTACGAGGACATCACCGAGCGCGAGCGCGCGATCGAGGAGCTGAGCGAGCAATATCGGCGCTTCGACGCGGCGCTGAACAACATGAGCCAGGGCCTGTGCATGCTCGATTCGAGCCTGCACGTCATCGTCTGCAACCGCCGCTACATCGAGATGTACGGCTTGTCGCCCGACGTCGTGAAGCCCGGCGTCTCGATGCGCGAGATCATGGAGCACAGCTGCGATCTGGGCATCCATCAGAACACGACGGCCGCGCGGCTCTATGCCGATTATGTCGAGCGGCTGCGCGAAGGCGAGCACACGCTGCACCGCCACTTGAGCGACGGCCGCATCATCAAGCTCAATCACAAGCGGATGGAGCATGGCGGCTGGGTCGTTACCTATGAGGACGTCACCGAGCGCCACAAGGCCCAGGCCCGCGTCGCGCACATGGCGCGGCATGATTCGCTCACCGACCTGCCCAACCGAACGCTGTTCCGCGAGAAGATGGGCGAGGGGCTGAACCAGGTCGCGATCGCCGGCGGCGCCATGGCCGTGCTGTGCTTCGACCTCGACAATTTCAAGACCGTCAACGACCGGCTCGGCCACGCCGCCGGCGACCGGCTGCTGCGCTGGGTCGCGGCACGATTGAAGGAGAATGTCGGCGAGCACGATACCGTCGCCCGCCTCGGCGGCGACGAATTCGCCGTTCTCCAGCGCGGACCGCAGCCGCAATCGGCGGAAAGGCTCGCCCGCCACCTGGTCGAGATCATCGGCCATCCGCCGCCGCTGGAGAGCCAGTCGATCCATGTCGGCGTCTCCGTCGGCATCGCGATCGCGCCCGATCACGGGCTCGATGCCGACGAGCTGATGAAATGCGCCGACCTCGCGCTGTACCAGGCCAAGGCCAAAGGCCGCGGCGTCTTTCAGCTGTTCGAGCCCGAGATGGAGGAAGAGGCGCGCAGCCGGCATGCGCTGGAGCAGGACCTGCGCGGCGCGCTGGAAGCCAGCGAATTCCATCTGGTGTTCCAACCGCAGGTGCGGCTCGACACAACCGAACTCACCGGCTTCGAGGCGCTGCTGCGCTGGAAACATCCGTCACGCGGCTTCGTCTCCCCCGCCGAATTCATTCCGCTTGCGGAGGAGAACGGGTTGATCGTTCCGATCGGCGAGTGGGTGCTGCGCACGGCCTGCGCGACCGCGGCATCCTGGCCGGATGTCACCGTCGCGGTCAATTTGTCGCCGGTGCAATTCCGCTCGCGCGGGCTGGTCGCGATGGTCACGAGCGCACTCGCCGAAGCCGGCCTGCCGCCGCAGCGGCTCGAGCTCGAGGTCACCGAAACGGCGCTGCTCGATGACAGTGAGGCGACGATCGAGATCCTGCACCAGCTCCGCGCGTTAGGAGTGCGCGTCAGCCTCGACGATTTCGGCGTCGGCTATTCCTCGCTGAGCTACTTACGCAAATTTCCGTTCGATCGCATCAAGATCGACCGCTCCTTCGTCGGCACGCTCGGCGAAAGCCCGGAGAGCATCGCCATCGTTCGCACCATCGCCAGCCTCGGCTCCGTGCTCGGCGTCGAGACCACGGCGGAGGGCGTCGAAACGATCGAGCAGCTCGACTTCGTCCGCGAGTGCGGCTGCACCGCGGTGCAGGGATATTATTTCGGCAAGCCCTGCCCGGCGGCCGAAGTCGGACGCACGATCGAGACGCTGACCGCGGTTCGACGCGTGGCGTAA